One window of Prochlorococcus marinus XMU1405 genomic DNA carries:
- a CDS encoding alpha/beta hydrolase, which produces MKYAINHEFVSISSQTATHRIILMHGWGADSDDLLTFGKEMTEKINLDFELISLRAPGLHPSGQGRQWYGLYPHDWNGAEVEVNKLLVTLKKFDTNQIPLKKTILLGFSQGAAMAIDAGFKLNFGLIVACSGYPHPNWAPGKKCSPFIISHGLFDDVVPIDASRTIYEKVKIKSSKFCELLEFDGFHQIDSNLINFISSNISNIF; this is translated from the coding sequence ATGAAATATGCTATCAATCATGAATTTGTCTCGATTAGCTCTCAAACTGCAACTCATAGAATTATTTTGATGCATGGTTGGGGAGCTGATTCAGATGACCTTTTGACATTTGGAAAGGAGATGACTGAAAAAATAAATCTTGATTTTGAGTTAATTTCTTTGAGGGCTCCTGGATTACACCCAAGCGGTCAGGGAAGACAGTGGTATGGATTATACCCACATGATTGGAATGGAGCTGAGGTTGAAGTAAATAAACTTCTAGTTACATTAAAAAAATTTGATACTAATCAAATTCCACTAAAAAAAACAATTTTGTTGGGGTTCTCTCAGGGGGCGGCAATGGCAATTGATGCAGGATTCAAATTAAATTTTGGATTAATTGTTGCTTGTAGTGGTTATCCTCACCCCAACTGGGCCCCAGGAAAAAAATGCTCGCCATTTATTATTAGTCATGGTTTATTTGATGACGTCGTGCCTATAGATGCTTCTAGGACTATTTATGAAAAGGTAAAGATTAAATCTTCTAAATTTTGTGAATTATTAGAATTCGATGGATTTCATCAAATTGATTCAAATTTAATTAATTTTATAAGTTCAAATATAAGTAATATTTTTTAA
- a CDS encoding DUF3155 domain-containing protein has translation MSKKRKRISRRRLAGQRVMAHVPIYHIETGKHKPVTAARRFIAENGLSAPSVFNVRRNEHTTDRFFWGEKGLFSAQYAEENHFLFPSLKVVVEGIGEEKIFEGLELTADDWEEIEEYEYAFV, from the coding sequence ATGTCAAAAAAGAGAAAGAGAATCAGCAGAAGAAGATTGGCTGGCCAAAGAGTAATGGCACATGTACCTATTTATCATATCGAAACTGGCAAACATAAACCAGTTACAGCAGCAAGAAGATTCATAGCTGAAAATGGTCTCTCTGCACCTTCAGTCTTCAATGTCAGAAGAAATGAACATACCACCGATAGGTTTTTTTGGGGTGAAAAAGGGTTATTTAGCGCGCAATATGCTGAAGAAAATCATTTTCTATTTCCATCACTAAAAGTTGTAGTTGAAGGAATTGGTGAAGAAAAAATATTTGAAGGCCTAGAACTTACTGCAGATGATTGGGAAGAGATTGAAGAATACGAATATGCTTTTGTTTAA
- a CDS encoding sensor histidine kinase translates to MDLSKKFEELIIKQLESFGCSMGVTHLVMYLASAKQGTKASFELIGQWPQTDRLLKSIEDDPSLKVSSPNRRWYPLQENDILLGVLRVETDLRGGNWPVSLDSRIKALSISLAKCVSIELERQNKNKEIDYLKNQVNVIIHQLRNPLAALRTYAKLLIKRLGSDDDSIEIVERMIIEQKQINNYMDSFAQLNTTIQLPLDIGEERLLLPPNLDNKMEITIQSLLRPILERGKANAKLENRDWTEPSLWPHWALSPLKAKYAVIAEIVANLLENAFKYAQKDAEIGLAITSKGICIFDDGKKITKNENEKIFQKGFRGSAAKKQDGTGVGLFLARKLAQQIGGDLRLLENNSIDNTEKFKNLKKKNIFYLELPIKELHA, encoded by the coding sequence ATGGACCTCTCAAAAAAATTTGAAGAATTAATCATAAAACAGTTAGAGAGTTTCGGTTGCTCCATGGGTGTGACTCATTTAGTAATGTATCTTGCTTCAGCTAAGCAAGGAACTAAAGCATCTTTTGAATTGATTGGGCAATGGCCGCAGACTGATAGACTCCTAAAATCAATAGAAGACGATCCTTCACTAAAAGTTTCTTCTCCTAATAGAAGATGGTACCCTCTTCAAGAAAATGATATTCTCCTTGGTGTCCTTAGGGTAGAAACTGATTTGAGGGGAGGAAATTGGCCAGTATCTCTTGATTCCAGAATAAAAGCGCTTTCAATATCTTTAGCTAAATGCGTTTCTATCGAATTAGAACGTCAAAATAAAAATAAAGAAATTGATTATTTAAAAAATCAGGTCAATGTCATAATTCATCAATTGAGGAATCCATTAGCTGCTCTAAGAACATATGCAAAATTACTAATCAAAAGACTTGGTTCAGATGATGACTCTATTGAAATAGTTGAACGCATGATAATAGAGCAAAAACAAATTAATAATTATATGGACTCTTTTGCGCAATTAAATACAACTATTCAACTTCCCTTAGACATTGGAGAAGAAAGATTATTATTACCACCAAATTTAGATAATAAAATGGAAATAACTATTCAGAGTTTATTGAGGCCAATTTTAGAAAGGGGTAAAGCTAACGCGAAATTAGAAAATAGAGATTGGACAGAACCTTCTCTGTGGCCACATTGGGCTTTATCGCCATTAAAGGCAAAATATGCTGTCATCGCTGAAATTGTTGCCAATTTATTAGAAAATGCATTTAAATATGCCCAAAAAGATGCTGAGATTGGCCTTGCTATTACGAGTAAAGGTATTTGCATATTCGATGATGGTAAAAAAATAACCAAAAATGAGAATGAAAAAATTTTTCAAAAAGGTTTTAGAGGATCTGCTGCTAAGAAGCAGGACGGAACCGGTGTGGGACTTTTTTTAGCTAGGAAATTAGCACAACAAATTGGAGGAGATTTGAGATTGTTGGAAAATAACTCGATTGATAATACTGAGAAATTCAAAAATCTTAAGAAGAAAAATATTTTCTATTTAGAACTACCTATAAAAGAATTGCATGCATAA
- a CDS encoding adenosylcobinamide-GDP ribazoletransferase, giving the protein MYFYLIIKYLIKNFAGSWIFYTTFPKLPLIKPEFKNIAQFAPPLGFFIGTIQSYIFLFLITNSWSIYASTLICLASGYLITGGLHIDGLMDTFDGIFAGKKKRLKAMKDSKVGSFGVQALVFITLIQIACILKIQNLIIFVLPICLFWGRFSNLFFIEKFKYMSYKKKSISHKKFWNGLKKESLISIIFLLIFIAYQLVSITSQAIIIKFLFLILIGIFLSYSIPNILGKQIGGFNGDVCGASVVLVETTMLFMHAILL; this is encoded by the coding sequence ATCTATTTTTATCTCATCATAAAATATTTAATAAAAAATTTTGCAGGATCTTGGATTTTCTATACGACATTTCCAAAGTTACCTTTAATTAAACCCGAATTTAAAAATATTGCACAATTTGCGCCGCCTTTAGGATTTTTTATTGGAACAATACAGAGCTATATTTTTCTTTTTTTAATAACAAACTCTTGGTCCATTTATGCATCTACATTAATTTGTTTGGCTTCAGGCTATCTAATTACTGGTGGTCTGCACATTGATGGTTTAATGGATACTTTCGATGGTATTTTTGCGGGTAAAAAGAAACGTTTAAAAGCCATGAAAGACAGTAAAGTTGGATCCTTCGGTGTTCAAGCTTTAGTTTTTATAACTTTAATTCAAATTGCTTGCATATTGAAAATTCAAAACCTAATAATTTTTGTTTTACCTATATGCTTATTTTGGGGAAGATTTTCAAATTTATTTTTTATAGAAAAGTTTAAATATATGAGTTATAAGAAAAAATCTATTAGTCACAAAAAGTTTTGGAATGGACTGAAAAAAGAATCTTTGATCTCCATTATTTTTCTTTTAATTTTCATTGCATACCAATTAGTTTCAATTACATCCCAAGCAATAATAATAAAATTTTTATTTCTTATTTTGATTGGTATTTTTCTAAGCTACTCTATCCCAAACATACTGGGTAAACAAATTGGAGGCTTTAATGGAGATGTCTGCGGTGCAAGTGTTGTACTTGTTGAAACTACAATGTTGTTTATGCATGCAATTCTTTTATAG